A genomic segment from Nicotiana sylvestris chromosome 1, ASM39365v2, whole genome shotgun sequence encodes:
- the LOC104216222 gene encoding transcription factor FAMA-like isoform X2, giving the protein MEEKENNQPYLPTIFPSLNHQNPEMVNEEAMMVSQIEEKFIEFSDKVENAAQLRFLIGENLENGKANENKKKRKRTRIKSNEEVENQRMTHIEVERNRRKQMNEHLLVLRSLMPSSYVQRGDQASIIGGAIEFVRELEQLLQCLESQKRRKLYGDDSLLMEIQNPPFFAPLPLANELYEGGIQEDIAEIKSCLADVEVKLLGFNAIIKILSKRRPGQLITTISALEDLQLNIIHTNITTIEQTVLYSFNVKISGETKLTADGIANLVQQIFSFIHANNAI; this is encoded by the exons atggaggaaaaagaaaacaaccag CCTTATTTGCCTACAATTTTCCCAAGTCTTAACCATCAAAATCCAGAGATGGTTAATGAAGAAGCAATGATGGTGTCACAAATTGAAGAGAAGTTTATAGAGTTTAGCGATAAAGTAGAGAATGCTGCACAACTAAGGtttcttattggtgaaaatcttgaAAATGGCAAAGCAaatgaaaacaagaagaagaggaaaagaacaAGAATCAAGAGTAATGAGGAAGTTGAGAATCAAAGAATGACACATATTGAAGTGGAGAGGAATAGAAGGAAGCAAATGAATGAGCATCTTCTTGTCTTGAGGTCTCTTATGCCAAGTTCCTATGTACAAAGG GGAGATCAAGCTTCAATTATTGGTGGAGCAATAGAATTTGTGAGAGAATTAGAGCAACTTTTACAATGCCTTGAATCACAAAAGAGAAGGAAACTCTATGGAGATGATTCATTATTAATGGAAATTCAAAATCCACCATTCTTTGCTCCTTTACCTCTTGCAAATGAATTATATGAAGGTGGAATTCAAGAAGATATAGCTGAAATCAAGTCATGTTTGGCTGATGTTGAAGTGAAACTACTAGGTTTTAATGCAATAATCAAGATATTGTCAAAAAGAAGGCCAGGCCAActcattaccaccatttctgcATTAGAAGATTTGCAGCTTAATATTATTCATACAAATATTACCACCATTGAACAAACTGTTCTATATTCTTTCAATGTTAAG ATTTCTGGAGAAACAAAGCTTACAGCTGATGGTATAGCAAATTTGGTCCAGCAAATATTCAGTTTTATTCATGCAAACAATGCCATATGA
- the LOC104216222 gene encoding transcription factor FAMA-like isoform X1, translating into MLFHFEHEIFLQPYLPTIFPSLNHQNPEMVNEEAMMVSQIEEKFIEFSDKVENAAQLRFLIGENLENGKANENKKKRKRTRIKSNEEVENQRMTHIEVERNRRKQMNEHLLVLRSLMPSSYVQRGDQASIIGGAIEFVRELEQLLQCLESQKRRKLYGDDSLLMEIQNPPFFAPLPLANELYEGGIQEDIAEIKSCLADVEVKLLGFNAIIKILSKRRPGQLITTISALEDLQLNIIHTNITTIEQTVLYSFNVKISGETKLTADGIANLVQQIFSFIHANNAI; encoded by the exons ATGTTGTTTCACTTTGAACATGAAATATTTCTGCAGCCTTATTTGCCTACAATTTTCCCAAGTCTTAACCATCAAAATCCAGAGATGGTTAATGAAGAAGCAATGATGGTGTCACAAATTGAAGAGAAGTTTATAGAGTTTAGCGATAAAGTAGAGAATGCTGCACAACTAAGGtttcttattggtgaaaatcttgaAAATGGCAAAGCAaatgaaaacaagaagaagaggaaaagaacaAGAATCAAGAGTAATGAGGAAGTTGAGAATCAAAGAATGACACATATTGAAGTGGAGAGGAATAGAAGGAAGCAAATGAATGAGCATCTTCTTGTCTTGAGGTCTCTTATGCCAAGTTCCTATGTACAAAGG GGAGATCAAGCTTCAATTATTGGTGGAGCAATAGAATTTGTGAGAGAATTAGAGCAACTTTTACAATGCCTTGAATCACAAAAGAGAAGGAAACTCTATGGAGATGATTCATTATTAATGGAAATTCAAAATCCACCATTCTTTGCTCCTTTACCTCTTGCAAATGAATTATATGAAGGTGGAATTCAAGAAGATATAGCTGAAATCAAGTCATGTTTGGCTGATGTTGAAGTGAAACTACTAGGTTTTAATGCAATAATCAAGATATTGTCAAAAAGAAGGCCAGGCCAActcattaccaccatttctgcATTAGAAGATTTGCAGCTTAATATTATTCATACAAATATTACCACCATTGAACAAACTGTTCTATATTCTTTCAATGTTAAG ATTTCTGGAGAAACAAAGCTTACAGCTGATGGTATAGCAAATTTGGTCCAGCAAATATTCAGTTTTATTCATGCAAACAATGCCATATGA